A single genomic interval of Candidatus Angelobacter sp. harbors:
- a CDS encoding CPBP family intramembrane glutamic endopeptidase, whose translation MLSEKPWKPLDFLVVMALLSVMFMLSVLASLMEQGAAGSEVAANPTVTFVFYTCFYGVIVAFIHLMVRGRGASWGAAFGFNSARKTSAVLMAMGATLVVLPIASLLSQLSAELMMKLHAQPVAQQSVQMLQNTVAVAPQIYLAIQAIILAPIIEELLFRGVLYPALKQQGYPKLALWGTSMFFGAMHVNMMLLAPLTFLGLMLVWLYERTNNLAASIFAHSFFNLVNFVWAVTGPSSSDWKVGIGSAVVGITILIRQGRPARGAKSPEIADLQ comes from the coding sequence ATGTTGTCCGAGAAACCCTGGAAACCGCTGGACTTCCTCGTGGTTATGGCGCTGCTGTCCGTGATGTTTATGTTGAGCGTTCTGGCCAGTCTGATGGAGCAGGGCGCGGCCGGCTCGGAAGTGGCGGCCAATCCCACCGTTACCTTCGTTTTCTACACCTGTTTCTATGGAGTGATTGTCGCGTTCATTCACCTGATGGTGCGGGGTCGCGGCGCAAGTTGGGGCGCTGCCTTCGGGTTCAACTCCGCTCGGAAGACGTCAGCGGTGTTGATGGCAATGGGCGCGACATTGGTCGTCCTGCCAATCGCGAGTCTGCTGAGCCAGTTGTCGGCGGAGTTGATGATGAAACTTCACGCGCAACCGGTCGCGCAACAATCGGTGCAGATGCTGCAAAATACCGTCGCCGTCGCGCCGCAGATTTACCTGGCCATTCAGGCGATCATCCTCGCGCCGATCATTGAGGAATTGTTGTTTCGGGGCGTTCTCTACCCTGCGCTCAAGCAGCAGGGGTATCCGAAGCTGGCGCTGTGGGGCACGTCGATGTTTTTCGGCGCCATGCACGTGAACATGATGTTGCTGGCGCCGCTGACGTTTCTCGGGTTGATGCTCGTCTGGCTTTACGAACGCACCAACAATCTCGCCGCTTCCATTTTCGCGCACAGTTTTTTTAATCTGGTCAATTTTGTCTGGGCGGTCACCGGGCCTTCGAGCTCGGATTGGAAGGTCGGAATCGGAAGCGCCGTGGTCGGCATCACGATTCTCATTCGACAGGGGAGGCCGGCGAGAGGCGCGAAATCGCCCGAGATTGCCGATTTGCAATGA
- a CDS encoding thioredoxin domain-containing protein translates to MPDPTSTHTHTNRLALEKSPYLLQHAHNPVDWYPWGEEAFARARKDNKPILLSIGYSTCHWCHVMERESFEDENLARFLNEHFVSIKVDREERPDVDQIYMTFVQAMSGQGGWPLNVFLTPDLKPFYGGTYFPPDSRYGRPGFIQVLQNVSQLWETRHGDVLHSAADLHQRLEAHNEKEATNALVLAPSVLHNAARLFKDEYDPKNGGFGDSPKFPRPSEPAFLLRYGTRFKDEGSVHMVLHTCERMAAGGMYDQIGGGFHRYSVDAEWLVPHFEKMLYDNAQLVHLYLDAYLVSGRKEFADVARDIIRYVLRDMTHPEGGFYSAEDADSEGKEGKFYCWTREEMSKLLAHDEFKAAAHYFGVTEKGNFVDHSDPDPLPNQNVLSIVHPKLSEAEKPLLESAKRKLFDARGKRIRPHLDDKVLSSWNGMMLGALARAYAVLGDESYRAAAERNLAFVQSKLWDAGTKTLYHRWRDGERDSVQLLDAYAFLLSGVIDLYEATLDPKHLEFALQLADSMLAKFYDKEAGGFWQAPPETADLILRVKEDYDGAEPSGNSVAILALLKLGAITDRKDFKEAAGKSMRLFADRLHQLPQAVPYLLLGLDYSLEEPKRAVIVGDPNAAGTKTLIRAAHSVYQPNKVVLGNTGPVEPFAKTLPTKDAPMAYVCTGTACQPPTPDSTRIKALLK, encoded by the coding sequence GTGCCTGACCCAACTTCAACCCACACTCATACGAACCGTCTCGCCCTTGAAAAATCCCCCTACCTGCTCCAGCACGCTCACAATCCGGTGGACTGGTATCCGTGGGGCGAGGAGGCGTTCGCCCGGGCGCGCAAGGACAACAAGCCCATCCTGCTCAGCATCGGTTACTCGACCTGTCATTGGTGCCATGTCATGGAACGCGAGTCGTTCGAAGACGAAAATCTGGCCAGATTTCTGAACGAGCATTTCGTCAGCATCAAGGTGGACCGCGAGGAGCGCCCGGACGTGGACCAGATTTACATGACGTTCGTGCAGGCCATGAGCGGCCAGGGCGGCTGGCCACTGAACGTTTTTCTCACGCCCGACCTGAAACCGTTCTATGGCGGGACGTATTTCCCGCCGGACAGCCGGTATGGCCGGCCGGGTTTTATCCAGGTGCTGCAAAATGTGAGCCAGCTTTGGGAAACGCGGCACGGAGACGTGCTCCATTCCGCCGCGGACCTGCATCAACGGCTGGAAGCGCACAACGAAAAGGAAGCCACCAACGCGCTCGTGCTTGCGCCCTCCGTGCTGCACAACGCCGCGCGGCTGTTCAAGGACGAGTACGATCCGAAGAACGGCGGATTCGGTGACTCGCCCAAATTTCCACGTCCCAGCGAACCGGCATTTCTTCTGCGTTACGGCACGCGCTTCAAAGACGAGGGGTCGGTCCACATGGTGTTGCATACGTGTGAACGGATGGCCGCAGGCGGCATGTACGACCAGATCGGCGGCGGCTTCCACCGCTATTCTGTGGATGCTGAATGGCTCGTGCCGCACTTCGAAAAAATGCTGTATGACAACGCGCAACTGGTGCACCTCTATCTCGACGCGTATCTCGTCAGCGGGCGAAAAGAGTTTGCCGACGTTGCGCGCGACATCATCCGTTACGTGTTGCGCGACATGACACACCCCGAAGGCGGATTTTACTCCGCCGAGGACGCGGACAGCGAAGGCAAGGAAGGCAAGTTCTACTGCTGGACGCGCGAGGAGATGTCGAAACTACTGGCCCATGATGAATTCAAAGCCGCCGCTCATTACTTCGGCGTGACCGAGAAAGGAAACTTTGTGGACCACAGCGATCCGGACCCGCTGCCGAACCAGAATGTCCTCAGCATTGTCCACCCCAAACTTTCGGAGGCGGAAAAACCCTTGCTCGAATCGGCGAAGAGGAAACTATTCGACGCGCGCGGCAAACGGATTCGCCCGCATCTCGACGACAAAGTGCTTTCGTCCTGGAACGGCATGATGCTCGGCGCGCTGGCGCGCGCTTACGCCGTGCTCGGCGATGAGTCGTATCGCGCCGCCGCCGAAAGAAACCTCGCTTTTGTTCAAAGCAAACTCTGGGATGCCGGAACGAAAACACTTTATCACCGCTGGCGTGACGGCGAACGCGACTCGGTCCAGCTTCTCGACGCCTACGCATTTTTGCTTTCCGGAGTGATTGACCTTTACGAGGCCACGCTCGATCCGAAGCATCTTGAATTCGCGCTCCAACTCGCCGACTCGATGCTCGCGAAGTTTTACGACAAGGAAGCCGGCGGTTTCTGGCAGGCGCCGCCCGAGACCGCGGATCTGATTCTGCGCGTGAAGGAGGACTACGACGGCGCCGAGCCATCGGGCAATTCGGTTGCCATTCTCGCGCTGCTGAAACTTGGCGCCATCACCGACCGCAAGGATTTCAAGGAAGCCGCCGGGAAAAGCATGCGGCTGTTCGCCGACCGGTTGCACCAACTCCCGCAGGCCGTTCCCTACCTGCTGCTCGGGCTGGATTACTCGCTCGAAGAGCCAAAACGCGCGGTCATTGTCGGCGATCCGAATGCGGCGGGCACCAAGACACTGATTCGCGCTGCGCACTCGGTCTATCAACCGAACAAGGTCGTGCTTGGCAACACCGGGCCGGTCGAACCATTTGCGAAGACGTTACCGACGAAAGATGCGCCGATGGCTTATGTCTGCACCGGCACGGCCTGTCAGCCACCCACGCCCGATTCGACGAGAATCAAGGCCTTGCTGAAATGA
- a CDS encoding Rrf2 family transcriptional regulator, whose protein sequence is MKLSVKSDYAARAVLGLARHWPDGGARRVEELAAEQGVPANYLVQILIELKSNRIVKSQRGKEGGYLLARPPAEISFGDVLRAIHGSVFDSPAIGNGQCPPELRATWKKLQKALENTADNITFQQLVEEAANKEKMYYI, encoded by the coding sequence GTGAAACTTTCCGTGAAAAGCGACTACGCGGCCCGCGCCGTGCTCGGTCTGGCGCGTCACTGGCCCGACGGAGGCGCGCGGCGCGTCGAAGAACTCGCCGCGGAGCAGGGGGTGCCGGCCAACTACCTCGTCCAGATTCTGATCGAGTTGAAGTCGAATCGCATCGTCAAAAGCCAGCGCGGCAAGGAGGGGGGGTATCTGCTCGCCCGCCCGCCGGCGGAGATTTCCTTTGGCGACGTGTTGCGCGCGATTCACGGTTCGGTATTTGATTCACCGGCGATCGGCAATGGGCAATGCCCGCCCGAACTGCGCGCCACGTGGAAGAAACTGCAAAAGGCGCTGGAAAATACCGCCGACAACATCACTTTCCAGCAGTTGGTCGAAGAAGCGGCCAATAAAGAGAAGATGTATTATATCTGA
- a CDS encoding RluA family pseudouridine synthase, whose amino-acid sequence MAKPDNIELSDGTFIPILYEDRSVIAIDKPPGWMLAPEWWDRTGRNLHLALLSGIQGGDFWARSRGLKFLRFVHRLDADTGGVLLLVKNLSAVQAYSRLFETRRVEKMYLAVVRGVPGQREWTCRLRLAPQPGRIHRMKVDSRRGKEAETQFRVVQTGRDTALIEARPLTGRTHQIRVHLAESGHPVLGDVLYGAPPGGDTPHVMHSALNRSLALRAVSLAYPDPFRKRTVFIEAPREEFCERFGFTDSSVEPRLTTNRDSQQETTRKSTRPGDKPPIQ is encoded by the coding sequence GTGGCGAAGCCAGACAACATCGAGCTTTCCGACGGCACATTCATTCCGATCCTTTACGAGGATCGTTCGGTCATCGCCATCGACAAACCGCCGGGTTGGATGCTCGCGCCCGAGTGGTGGGACCGGACGGGCCGAAACCTGCACCTGGCGTTGCTGTCGGGCATTCAGGGGGGTGACTTCTGGGCGCGCTCGCGCGGGCTGAAGTTTCTTCGTTTCGTTCATCGCCTCGACGCGGACACGGGCGGAGTTTTGTTGCTTGTGAAGAACCTGAGCGCGGTGCAGGCCTACAGCCGGTTGTTTGAAACCCGGCGTGTGGAGAAAATGTACCTCGCCGTGGTGCGCGGCGTGCCGGGACAGCGCGAATGGACCTGCCGACTCAGACTCGCGCCGCAACCGGGCAGGATCCATCGGATGAAAGTTGATTCGCGCCGCGGAAAGGAAGCGGAAACACAATTCCGCGTCGTGCAAACCGGCCGCGATACCGCGCTCATTGAAGCCCGGCCGCTCACCGGCCGCACGCACCAGATTCGCGTCCATCTCGCCGAATCAGGGCACCCCGTGTTGGGCGATGTGCTCTATGGCGCGCCGCCGGGTGGAGACACACCCCACGTCATGCATTCCGCATTGAACCGTTCGTTGGCCCTGCGGGCCGTCTCTCTGGCCTACCCGGATCCGTTTCGCAAGCGGACAGTTTTTATCGAAGCGCCACGGGAGGAGTTCTGCGAACGGTTCGGTTTCACCGATTCATCGGTTGAGCCGCGCCTCACGACAAACCGCGATTCGCAACAGGAGACCACCCGCAAGTCCACCCGCCCCGGCGACAAACCGCCCATCCAGTGA